CGCTGGTGCCCAGCAAGTGCTCCAGATACAAGCTTGAAGAAATGCTGAGTTTCTCGGACAGGGGCTTGCTGCCCGGCGTTGATGTGAACCTGTCTAATGTGGCAACAGAGGGCTGCTTGGACGGTTGGGAGTACGACCGGAGCGTGTACGTTTCCACCATCGTTACTGAGGTTGGTAGCCTACACATGCGCCGGTGCTGTGctcagaggaggctgcagctaCCTCCATGATGAGCAAAATAACTTGATATGCTGGTGTTACAAGCATGCAGGTGCAGAACAGGCTGAGACTGACAGAGTATAAAGCCACTAAAACACAGAGGTTGCACTTAACAATTTACGTTTCAAATTTTCAATTAATTtccattcagttttatttatatagcgccaCCTCACAACAGAGGTGCAGACCTTTCTCTTTATCTATAGATACCCAACAactccctcatgagcaagcacttggatGTGATTTGAGTGAGTTTTAGGTGCTCACTGTGATTATCCTCGACTacaaaaattacatttctgtcaGATTTGATGTCAGAATAGATTTAGATATTTTTTCcgataaataaaaaatacctGAATACCTGCAGATATCACACATATGTCAATATGTTAACGCAGGTGTTTCTAACATTTTGTCCACCCTCATTTGATACATGTTTGAACATAATAATGGAATTGGAAACAGTTTCAATAAAAGTTTTTAAATTGTACTAAGGTAGTACAGTTTGTTATAAATATAATATTGACATGATTATTTATTGAATCATTTAGTTAGTACTTTGGTTCTTTGAGGAATGTTTCTGTTGCTAAGAAATTGTAATTTCAGGATGCCACACTTTTTGTGTACTTTATGTACTCTGACTTggatactgcatgtgtgtgtgtgtgtgtttttctgcagtggGACCTGGTGTGTGATGACAGGTGGAAGAACCCGCTgacctcctctcttttcttctgtggagTTCTCACTGGCTCCTTCATTTCGGGACAGCTCTCTGACAGGTTATGGACAAAACACTCAACACAtgcataatatatatatattgaaatGTTGCATTCAGACTTAAATCAGGTACACCTCATCACTAACAGGTAACAATAGTGTGGATGGCTGAAAAAGGCTTTGCAACATGAAAGaactttattctttgttttgagTGGAAGTCAAACTGACAATAAAAGCACAATTTGACAATTTTAGTGTTACTTtgctttaaatggaaaaaagactGTACATAATGTGTCAGTGAACAACATAAAATGTTCCAGGTTTTCCAGGACTGCTTTCAAGTCGTGGTCCTGCTCACATTTTGAGTTATGTGAAATGGGAACTCCACCGATTTTACATGCCAAAGTCAGTTTACTGGTCTTAGCAGGGCTGCTGCGTGCAAAATGTTGTATGAAGCCATTTATGGCTCCAGAGGGTGCTGCACACAATCTGATAAATGACCTcaggtgatgtcacttgagtcagtgtaGGTGGGGCCAGCGTGAATGcgtaaataataaaaatctaGGAGCTGGAAAGTAGTCATgttaccagacctctgcagtcctcatctctgctcaaggctacattagctgctacaagcataacacacccaaatCTTTAAAAATCTAGTCAACAGTAGAGCTCCAGAAGAGGCAGGGGCGCcctggtagctcacctggtagagtgTGTACAATGTATGCGTCCTGACTGCAGCGGCTCCAGCCTGGACCCTTTGCTGCATCATCCCCTCTCTCAcccctgctgctggaaacaaggttAATGAGGGCAGTGAGATTTGGCCAGTGCACCGTCCCATGAATGCAGCATGCCGACTCGGTCTTTAACCTGTGCTTTGTGTCATGTTCAGGTACGGGAGAAAAATAGTGTTGTTTGTTACCATGGCAGTCCAGACAGTGTTCACATTCATCCAGGTCTTCTCCCCATCCTGGACCGTGTTCTGTGCCGTCTTCTTTATTGTCGGTGTGGGACAAATCTCCAATTATGTGGCTGCGTTTGTGCTCGGTACCTTTTGCTCATTAATTCTCAGATGTGTTTAGCTGCTAACTTGATCCTGACCGACTGCAATTCATTCCTGGTGTTCTCTCTCGTGTTAAGGAACTGAGATATTAGGCCAACGCGTTCGGACAATTTACTCCACCGCtggtgtgtgtcttttctttggACTGGGCTACATGCTGCTGCCGCTGTTTGCTTTCTTCATCAGAGACTGGAGGatgctcctcctcagcctcacgCTGCCTGGCTTGCTCAGTGTGCCTCTCTGGTGGTAGgtgggtgtgtttgtctgtgtggggttttttattttttaaacttgATTTTAAATATGTCAATCTGGTTGTCAATCAGCTGTCATCATTACTGCAGAAGTGACAATCTGGATATGGATGGATTTGCGCTTTTTTATAACTATCAGTCAATTGAGACACCATTAATTTCATTTAGATCAATTTTGATTGCTTAAatcatatttcaaacaaaaatgcaatAGGTTAAGTGGTCCTAGCAAATTTTTTTTGCAGCCTTCTTTATGGCGAAGTGAATATTTTGGGGTATATTTTGGTGATTTAAAGACATACTTTAAAGACATTCAGTGTTTTACCATTTATAgactaaataaatgaaataatcaataataaaataataataaattgcATCTTAGAGTTATGTGTGTACTGCCAGTCTAACATCACTAGCCTATAACTTTACTGAAGGCTTTACAGCTAGTGTTAGGCAGGTTTTACTTTTATGGAGGCACTTATTTGAGCATTGCAAGGAATCAAAataaggagaaagaaaagcctCAGTAGTGCTTTTGCTGCACAGCATTTTCCCCATTTtaacctctgtctctctacTGTGTAATGAGGCAGGTACATCCCAGAGTCTCCTCGCTGGCTGCTCTCTCAAGGAAGAGTAGAAGAGGCTGAGGCCATATTGAGGGATGCTGCTAAGAGGAACAAAATCGAGCCTCCGCCGGTCATCTTTAGTCCTTTGCAGGTGGGATCTCACTGGAAAAATCTGCTTCTGTGAGGAAATAAACAGGGTGCTTGTAGTAACTAGATGTAGGTTAATAATATAATCAGTTCAGAGTTACTGAAGTTAGTGAATCTTTGTGCGATGTAATCATTTACTATTCAGCAGACACTCATCTGGATggcagctgacagaaactgtgtcGAGATTTAGCCAACAGATTTTCCTAAAAGTATCTGCCAAAGCATCCAGCCTTCAGCTGTTCGACTGAAGGAAGTCTCCCTAAGTTACAAAGTGCAGAATGACTTTTATGTACCACCTCTTCTTTTCTGTTATAGTAGTTATATTGCTGTGTACtatgtttgtgctgtgtagTATATTTGTGTGTAGTTTTTACATATAAAGGGAGAAGTGTTAAAAAGCAATTATATATTTAAAGTGGGTGTTGCTTTTCCTTCATGAGAGCTGACTGTTTTAAACTTCCCTGACACCTGGACTTTTACCCAGGAActttcttttaaaatcattCCCTTTCAATGagaaacacacattacagaGAATCAGGCTATTCCCTCAACAGTCTAGCTCTGTTTATGCATGCAGGTCCCAAATACTACCACATTTTTATATAGAAAAACTTTTTTCATTCTTGATAAACCCTATAATTTGTACCACTGATCTTTGTTTTGCCTCTTGCTCACTGCTGGAAACTGGCACAAGGCAGAACTTCAAGTCCTGCTTTTTGGCAGCCTTTTCGTACTACATGCTGAATCAAAGTCCACTGCTACAGTACTTATGCAGGGTAACATGCTGTAGTAAAGAAGGAACATCAATGCATGAATATGTTACAAATATAATATGcaaacaatgtgaaaatgatgaagGTACAAAAATGAATCTTCTAAACATCAGCCTGACTGATGCTTGATTTTTGAGGGTGATAACAGCGATAtttgagagtttaaaaaaaaattgacgATAAAGTATTGGCTTGTAGCAATTTTAACATAACTTGTTATGTCTTTGACTTGTTAAAGGTAGATACCAAGCAGGGCATTTGAGAGTGTAGAAATAAagcagtgctctctggtggacaaagtCTGACACTGTCTAAATGTCCTCAAATGTCTAGATTCTGTACTGCAGTGTCTTGTTGATTATCAGCCAACATGTACAGCAATAGCTAACCTCAGCTGATTTTTCAGTCTGGCTCTATTCCTGATGATCACAGGCATTTTTGCCCCCTCAGTTTTTCATTGCACATTGAACTTTTGCCTCCATTAATCCTGTCTTTTGGGTACAAAATGtttgcacacaagcacatgcatgTGTTCACTCAGCAAGTGGCCATGCATTCACATGCTTCTCTCTAATGAAATTATTTCCAGACTGATGGTTCTGCTTGTTAAGTGTTTGTTGTTCCACGTGCTCTGCTGCCCCACAGAAAGAACTTCAATCCGAAAGGGGGAGGGCCCACAACATCTGTGACCTGCTCCGTTCTCGAAACATCCGCTCCATCTCTGTCACGCTGTGGCTGGTCTGGTGAGTCCCTGCTGTCCCACCTGACCTCCACATTCAGCGCAACGACCCCCGcgcacataaatacacacacctaagaacacacatgcagacatatACCGTGCACCCTTTTAAGCTTTGACAAATGCACATTCTCACATCTTCAGCCTGTTCATGCTTCACCTTTGACCATGTGTCAGCCCATTTCATTAACAACAAATAATGACCTGACAGATGCTGTGAAGCCTGCAACCAAGGACAGAATCAGATTTTATGTAACTGCACAGTATGCCTGTATTTTTCCTGCGCTCACTTCCTTGCCAAGTCTGAAAACATTCAGATTTTTGTTTAATTAGTAAACAGTTCCATTTAGTCTTGTGGAAAAGAAGTCATTACAGCTTAATTAACTGCTTTAACAATCTCTCTCTTAGTGGCATTTCTGCCTCTTCTGCAAATTACTTTTTCCTAAAAAAATTGATTCATGTTGTTTCTAGTGCACCCAGATATCCCTGTTTTATAGTCTCCTTATATTCTTTGCTCCAGTTCATGTTACACAGGAATTTTGTTTAACTTCTGAATTGGTTATGATTGAAATGATTGAAAACTTTTCTTTTAGTGCAACACATTCCTACAagtgtttcacaataaaagccttgttAAGAAATGCAGGGTTCCCATCCACTGAAACTTTAACaggacaaacagaagcagatcAGAACAAggctttgttttaaaatatgatCACTTACACTTATCAAACTTaggaaataataaataaaggcCTGCTTCTAATACAAGCCTGCTTCAAATAAAGGCCCTGTATACTGTTTGAGGAAATATGGTACAGTAGTCACAAGTTTATGTTTCACAAGTTTATGTTTCTGAATACATTGCAGTGTCATCCCATAGAGCTACACAGGTTAATAAACACCTTCTAGTGTCACATATTGACATATTCTCAACAATTATCCCCATAGGAACACCTTGACCATCGCTTACTTTGCCCTTTCCCTGAATACGGCGAATCTTCATGGTAACGCGTACTTCAACTGTTTCCTGTCGGCTGTAGTAGAGATGCCAGCATACACATTGTCATGGATTATGTTTCGCTGGTGTTCCAGACGGCTGAGTCTTTTCTCAGCCCTCTTCATGGGAGGATTGTTTCTACTTTTGATACAGCTCATACCAGCAAGTATGACACTTTTTAACACTAGATTAATATCACCTTGATTGATGTTCCTTTATGTAAGATCATTATTGTACCAACATATATTCAGATGCAAAAACATTGTTTACTTGTTCACATTCAAGCAGATAGACATGTGGATATACCATTTAACTTATTTAGAACTTATTTAACTAATAACTTATATGTAACCTAACAATGTAATGCCTTATTCCCCATAGACCTGATCTATCTAGCCGTAACGCTTGAGATGATGGGAAAATTTGCGGTGACGACGGCATTTGCTATCGTGTATGCATACACAGCAGAACTCTACCCAACTGTATTGAGGAATACTGCATTGGGTGCCTGCTCTATGGCCTCCAGAATAGGCAGCATCATCGCCCCATACTTCATTTACCTAAGTAAGGATACTGCAGTACAGTAAGTTCACTCATCTTCGTTAGCTGTCAGTGTGGTAGTTTGATGGTGGCTGGagtttgaaatgtgatttttcaccTCTGTACTTCCTCATTTCAATCATTAATTACCTCTTACTGAAACATCAGAGctacagtaaacacaaagaacGTGTGTGTGAATCCCCTCATGAATCTAATTTGccccattttcatttttcttcagaTGCAGTGAAAACTCAGCAAGTCTGtgcaaaaagacatttttagtgCCGAGTTTATTTCCTTTACTTCCATAGTACCTGGGACGTTCACTCATCTGATATGTCACAAAAATTTCAAATGCATGGAAGTGAATGGAATTATTTGGGCATTTGGGAATTCTAAAGCTGTTTCTCTCCCATCTGAGTTGCACTAACACTGTTAGAAATAAGGGGCTAACAAAAAGCTGGTGCCtccacagaaacagaacaacaagaacaaagctgaacaaaagCATAAAAGCAGGCTTGATTAGCACTCAGATCAGACAGACCAGCCCGCTGAAAATCCCAAAGTTTCTTTTAAGATTTAGTAGATTGGATTTAAACTACTGATTTGCCCCCATCAAACTTCTTTaagtctctccctcttttgtttttaactgctcTATGGTACCATTGTAGCCGAGGTTGTTCTTCActgcctcctgcctcctctgaTGTGTTGCCACAGGAAGCTATTCCATTTCACTGCCTTACATCCTCATGGGAAGCCTTACAGTTCTGTCGGGGTTGCTGAGTCTCCTGCTGCCTGAGAGCTATGGAATGCCTCTGCCTGACACCATCACTCACATGCAACACTTCTCTGGGTAAGACTACCCCTCCCTGTCATCAAGCATCCTGGAGAACAATGCTATGAGAGGTTTAGATTGGTCATtagtttc
This region of Chaetodon trifascialis isolate fChaTrf1 chromosome 16, fChaTrf1.hap1, whole genome shotgun sequence genomic DNA includes:
- the LOC139344757 gene encoding organic cation/carnitine transporter 2-like produces the protein MTDYDAATAFLGEWGRFQQQVFFLLCLTFIPNGFTGLSIVFLADTPTHRCLIPAQVNLTAAWRNSSIPLEEDKHGGALVPSKCSRYKLEEMLSFSDRGLLPGVDVNLSNVATEGCLDGWEYDRSVYVSTIVTEWDLVCDDRWKNPLTSSLFFCGVLTGSFISGQLSDRYGRKIVLFVTMAVQTVFTFIQVFSPSWTVFCAVFFIVGVGQISNYVAAFVLGTEILGQRVRTIYSTAGVCLFFGLGYMLLPLFAFFIRDWRMLLLSLTLPGLLSVPLWWYIPESPRWLLSQGRVEEAEAILRDAAKRNKIEPPPVIFSPLQKELQSERGRAHNICDLLRSRNIRSISVTLWLVWNTLTIAYFALSLNTANLHGNAYFNCFLSAVVEMPAYTLSWIMFRWCSRRLSLFSALFMGGLFLLLIQLIPANLIYLAVTLEMMGKFAVTTAFAIVYAYTAELYPTVLRNTALGACSMASRIGSIIAPYFIYLRSYSISLPYILMGSLTVLSGLLSLLLPESYGMPLPDTITHMQHFSGCCKKTPYTLTRTEEKENTAERKSPVVP